A single genomic interval of Gavia stellata isolate bGavSte3 chromosome 31, bGavSte3.hap2, whole genome shotgun sequence harbors:
- the LOC132319767 gene encoding LOW QUALITY PROTEIN: uncharacterized protein LOC132319767 (The sequence of the model RefSeq protein was modified relative to this genomic sequence to represent the inferred CDS: deleted 1 base in 1 codon): MSKTIANATVAALRTTGGQVPPRNPSRNNTVGGRGGHEKRCECPTWGKSTPPERSVCLLQASGALEKGLPEAGQPGDGPTGQVEKAFFLKPLKFKIGKSVGIHKFLYLPEAPKPLLGRDLLEQLNAEIRFRNGEIEFKIPEENHIEILSLALTEPQIREERIPQEIKDQVYPGVWASGIPGKAKNAELVVVKLKEGARPVRVKQYPLKLEDRRGVKSIIEEFIKFGLLIECSSEYNTPILPVKKPDGKTYRLVQDLRAINKIVEDLHPVVANPYTLLTNLKETYEWFTVLDLKDAFFCLTLAPESRNLFAFEWENPDSGRKTQLTWTVLPQGFKNSPTIFGNQLAKELEAWERPRGNGNFLQYVDDILIATETNAECKEWTVSLLNFLGLSGYRVSLQKAQILKKEVIYLGFVISKGQRQLGKDRKEAICRTPEPTTVKELRTFLGMTGWCRLWIYNYGLMVKPLYELLENSQTQLVWTDEARRAFKKLKLELMRAPALGLPDITKPFWLFSYERQGVALGILAQKLGPYKRAVAYFSKQLDEVSKGWPGCLRAVAAVVLIIQEARKFTLGQKMVVYTSHAVTSVLEQKGGHWLSPSRFLKYQAVLMEQDDVEITTSTVINPASFLSDKQEMETVVHDCIETIEAVYASRPDLKEEPLEEAEHTWYTDGSSFVKDGARMAGYAVTTTNQVVEAKSLPKGTSAQRAEIIALVRALELAEGLRVNIWTDSKYAFGVVHAHGAIWKERGLLTAQGKHIKHADMILRLLDAVQLPSAVAIMHCKGHQKGNTAQEVGNKLADYEAKRAAEQGEVLSLVPERALPLPDLVDYDEKDLRLIKDLEAEAESSGWAKLKDTRIIVPFRILWKLVKTEHDKTHWGTEALYNSLIHYSRIKKAPGGTWKSQPIGPTFCKTDPKQILMYDMWCAGKLIFYNVTDPEIMCKFLILPTLFSSQENVEYWLLGFRGKYIGNSNKTYDLDLCETTPDGLLCGQQSQLYEPCLLEHSVNSCK; the protein is encoded by the exons atgagcaaaacaattgccaatgctACAGTGGCTGCCTTACGCACCACAGGGGGCCAGGTACCCCCTCGCAACCcatcaagaaacaacactgttggaGGGAGAGGGGGCCACGAGAAGCGGTGTGAGTGCCCCACCTGGGGGAAATCAACccctcctgaaagatcagtgtgtTTACTGCAAGCAAGTGGGGCATTGGAAAAGGGATTGCCCGAGGCTGGGCAACCTGGTGATG GACCAACTGGACAGGTTGAGAAGGCGTTCTTTCTGAaaccattaaaattcaaaattgggAAAAGTGTAGGGATTCATAAATTCCTCTACCTGCCTGAGGCTCCTAAACCACTTTTGGGAAGGGACTTATTAGAACAACTGAATGCCGAAATAAGATTTAGAAATGGAGagattgaatttaaaataccagaagaaaaccacattGAAATTTTAAGTTTGGCTCTTACTGAACCCCAAATTAGGGAAGAAAGAattccacaagaaataaaagaccagGTATACCCAGGAGTATGGGCCTCAGGGATACCTGGAAAggctaaaaatgcagaattggtTGTTGTTAAACTCAAAGAGGGAGCACGACCTGTTAGGGTAAAGCAGTATCCTCTGAAATTGGAAGACAGGCGAGGAGTGAAAAGCATTATAGAAGAGTTTATAAAATTTGGATTATTAATTGAATGTTCTTCAGAATATAACACTCCtattctacctgtcaaaaagcctgATGGCAAAACCTATCGATTAGTACAAGACCTGAGGGCAATAAATAAGATAGTGGAAGATTTACACCCGGTAGTGGCAAACCCATACACCTTATTGACTAATTTAAAGGAAACCTATGAATGGTTCACAGTATTAGATCtgaaagatgcattcttttgcctCACCTTGGCCCCTGAAAGCCGcaatttatttgcctttgaatgGGAAAACCCTGATTCAGGACGAAAAACCCAACTAACCTGGACAGTGCTacctcaaggattt aaaaacagccccacaatctttggaaatcaattagctaAAGAATTAGAGGCCTGGGAAAGACCTCGgggaaatgggaattttttgcaATATGTGGATGATATCTTGATAGCCACAGAAACGAATGCAGAATGTAAAGAATGGACTGTGAGTTTGTTGAATTTTCTTGGACTAAGTGGTTACCGAGTCTCATTACAGAAAGCCCAGATCctgaaaaaagaagtaatataCCTGGGATTTGTGATTTCCAAGGGACAGAGACAGCTCGGAAAAGACCGAAAAGAAGCTATTTGCAGGACTCCAGAACCAACCACGGTAAAAGAGCTTCGAACCTTTTTGGGAATGACAGGTTGGTGCCGATTATGGATTTATAATTATGGACTTATGGTGAAACCATTATACGAACTACTGGAAAACAGCCAGACACAATTAGTATGGACTGACGAAGCTAGAAgggcttttaaaaaactgaaattgGAACTAATGAGGGCTCCAGCTTTGGGCCTGCCTGATATAACAAAGCCCTTCTGGCTGTTTTCATATGAAAGGCAAGGAGTGGCTTTGGGGATTCTGGCTCAGAAGCTGGGTCCTTATAAACGAGCAGTAGCTTACTTTTCGAAACAATTGGATGAAGTTAGTAAAGGATGGCCAGGATGCCTTCGAGCAGTAGCTGCTGTTGTGTTGATTATTCAAGAAGCCCGAAAGTTTACTCTGGGGCAAAAGATGGTTGTGTATACTTCTCATGCTGTGACTTCTGTCTTGGAACAAAAAGGGGGACACTGGCTCTCGCCATCAAGATTTTTGAAATATCAAGCAGTATTGATGGAACAAGATGATGTGGAAATTACTACATCTACTGTCATTAACCCTGCTTCTTTTCTAAGCGATAAGCAGGAGATGGAAACTGTTGTGCATGACTGCATAGAGACCATTGAGGCCGTGTATGCAAGCAGGCCTGACTTGAAGGAGGAGCCGCTGGAGGAAGCTGAACACACTTGGTATACCGATGGGAGTAGTTTTGTAAAGGATGGAGCTCGGATGGCGGGGTATGCTGTGACCACCACAAACCAAGTGGTGGAAGCAAAGTCACTCCCTAAGGGTACATCTGCACAACGAgctgaaataattgctttggtGAGAGCATTAGAGCTTGCTGAAGGACTACGAGTGAATATCTGGACAGattcaaagtatgcttttggtGTCGTTCATGCCCATGGAGCTATTTGGAAGGAACGGGGACTTCTGACGGCCCAAGGAAAACATATTAAGCATGCTGACATGATCCTAAGACTTTTGGATGCGGTACAGTTGCCCTCGGCGGttgcaattatgcattgcaaagGGCACCAAAAGGGTAACACTGCTCAGGAAGTGGGGAATAAATTGGCAGATTATGAGGCAAAAAGAGCGGCCGAACAAGGTGAGGTATTAAGTTTGGTTCCTGAAAGAGCTTTGCCACTACCAGACTTGGTCGATTATGATGAAAAGGATCTTAGATTAATTAAAGATttggaagcagaagctgaatCATCAGGTTGGGCGAAATTAAAAGATACTAGAATAATAGTTCCCTTTAGAATATTATGGAAACTGgtgaaaacagaacatgacAAGACCCATTGGGGAACTGAGGCTTTGTATAATTCCCTTATCCACTATTCGAGAATTAAGAAAGCACCCGGTGGAACATGGAAATCCCAACCCATAGGACCCACGTTCTGTAAGACTGatccaaaacaaatattaatgtatGATATGTGGTGTGCAGGAAAATTGATATTCTATAATGTAACCGACCCAGAAATAATGtgtaaatttttaattctgccaACACTCTTTTCGAGTCAAGAGAATGTAGAATATTGGTTACTGGGATTCCGAGGGAAGTATATTGGGAATAGTAATAAAACATACGATTTAGATCTTTGCGAGACCACCCCTGACGGCCTTTTGTGTGGACAACAATCCCAATTATATGAACCCTGCTTGTTAGAACATTCTGTTAATAGTTGTAAATAG